Part of the Phocoena phocoena chromosome 8, mPhoPho1.1, whole genome shotgun sequence genome, TGAACTGGTGCTGCCTGGGCTTCGTGGCGTTCGCCTACTCCGTGAAGGTGGGTGGGCGCCTGGGGGGTTCTCCAAGGAAGTGCGTGTGAGCCTGGAGAGGCCCCCCTGCCTGGCTGGCTTGTGGGGTGTGGAGAGCCCTTGTGTatattgttgtgtgtgtgtgtgtgtgtgtgtgtgtgtgtggcttgggGGATCATTCCCAGTGAGAGTTCACAGCGAAGCTGCAGGGGTGCACATGGGGATGGGGGGCTATGTCTCCACCATCCCAGGAAGTTCCCCTTCCCAGCCTTGTGAGAGAAGTTACATCCTTCACACTTTGGATTCAGACCTCGAGTCTggtccagaaaagaaaaaggtactgAAAGGACACTGACCCCTGGTGGGGTGAGTGGCCAGCAAAGGGGACAGAGCAGAGGGAGGGTGAGCCCTGGGGCCTCCCGGAGAGGCTGAGAGTCCGTGAGGAAGCAGATCGAGGCCCCAGGAGGGGACGGGGGGCCCACCGGGCACTGTCCTGCTTGGGCTCCGGGGAACGGGCAGGGGTGGGTCCCCATCTGGGTGAACGGGCCCTGGGGGACGAGCAGGGGAGGGCCTGAGTCACAGCACCTGGCTGTCACCTGGCCCAGCTCCAGGACCCCTCACCGTCTCTTCTCCCCCAGTCTAGGGACCGGAAGATGGTGGGCGATGTCATTGGGGCCCAGAGCTATGCCTCCACCGCCAAGTGCCTGAACATCAGTGCCCTGGTCCTGGGCATCCTTCTGATCACCGTCTTCATCGTTATTTTCGCCACTGGCTCCGTGATGGTTTTTCAAGCAGTTTCCCAGCTCATGAAGGATTATGGAGGCTCCTAGTAGCTGCCGGCAGCCCGAGGCAGTCACCCCTTTTCACTGCAGTTTATACACGCATCTGTCCACAGCTGAATGAAATAAAGCATTTGTATGTGAGGGtgttgtgggtttttgttttgttctgttttgtttttttgcggtacgcgggcctctcactgttgtggcctctcctattgcggagcacaggctccggacgcgcaggctcagcggccatggctcacgggcccagctgctccgcggcatgtgggatcctcccggaccggggcacgaacccgtgtcccctgcatcggcaggcagattctcaaccactgtgccaccagggaagcctgggtgcTGTGTTTTGACCTGGGGAGGGGGCCCTGTTGAGAGTCCCAGCCTGCCCCTGAGACTgagcccctcccccgcctcccccccgcccccacccccccaccccccaccccccaccccccacccccccacccccccacccccccccacccccccaaccccaccccgtcCCATCTGCTCCGCTGCTGGGTGGGACCTGCCAAGTCCTAAGGCTTTGCCTGTTTTTGGCCTCGAGCTGGGGCAGCAGCAATTGGACAGGGGTTTGGGGTGGTGCCTTCCTCTGGGGAAGGGTCATGCCGGGTCCAGAACACCCTTGACCCTGTtgacaaaatacaaaacaaaacaaacgaagcccgcaaataagaaaagagtttatttggAGTTTTAGGATTTGCAATCGGAGAAGTGCAGATTCAAGTAGCGAGTCAAACGTGCTGCGAGGAAAGTACAAACGCTCGGGGGGTCTAAACACAACAAAGACATTCCAGAGAAGTTACAGGGCTTGTTTTACAAAGCGGGATCGGTGCTAGCAGGCATTGGGTCACATGTCGGCAGCTGATTGGCTGCTAAACTGAGGCTTCCAGGGAGTAAAGACAACAGGTTCCAAGTGGTCCCAGGACTGCCAGGACGTGTCCGCAGTGGCTCCCCTGCTCCCTTGCAGACCCTTTGACATGTGTCTCCACTTTGCTGTTCCTGGTCCATGGCCCCAAGGACCCCGTCAGCTCAGGAGGGCTACAAGAGTGCACGGGCCACCGCTGCAGAGACAGCccccaggaggaggagaaatccctgccctgccccggAAATCAGCCCCCATCCTGGTTCTGTCAGGCCTCTAGATGTGTGGGCACTTGGGGTGCCCCAGGGCAGACCCTGCCCACAACCAGCTGGGCAGGTTTGGTGTAAGGTGGGGTGGCCCTAGCCTCCCCTTCGTACCCTGACACCCGACCCCAGCTGTGGATCCCCTCCCGACCCGCACCCACGCCCCTTTATCTGTCCCCAGCTGCAGTGCCCTGACTCCAGGAGATGGCCGAGGGGCTGGGGTCTCGGGGTGGCCATGAGGGAGCCCCTCTCCCCGGGGGTCTGTCACACGtgagcagggaggggacagcCCCAAGGAAGTCCGGGAGGAGGGGAGGCTGGCAGACCTGCCCCTCTGGATTGGGAAGGACTGACTCCAAGGTGAGGAGGGGCCTGCAGCCAGTAAAGCCCTGGAGTCCGGCAGGGGGCGCTGCCCAGCGACTCAGACCCCTGCTGGGTGGGCTGGGCAGGTGGAAGCTTCCGGGACCAGCAGCGCTCAGGAAGGGAGCCAGGGGCGAGGCCAGGAGAGATgttcctccccaccacccccaccccgagcGCGTCTGTCCTGCTCTACCCTCACTCCCTCGGGACCAAACCTGGGCGGGGCATCTTCAGGAATCCTAAGGGCGGACTTCCTCCAGGCCAGACTCCAGGCAAAGCTGGTCTGCCACCTAGCAGGATCCTCACCCCAAATCCGTGAAGACTGACGGGGTTACACTCAGTGCCACCCACCCTTCGCGACTGCTGTCCACCCGACAGGGGGATGTGGGACGTGCCTAGTCAGCCAGCCGGGGTCGGGGGTTTGGGGGTTTGGGGTCACACGTCTGTCCCCCCCGACCCCCTGCCTGGGAGAGTGTCCTTCCTGGACTCAGAGAGGCAGGTCCTCCAGCCTCCCCTCCTCCGGGAACCAGTTTCCCTGGGGCCGAGCCTCCCGAGCTCACATGTGGGACCCAAGAGAGAGCGGGCAACCTCGTCTGAGTCACCGTCCTCCAGGGAGGACCCCAACCTACATAGCCCCCTAGGTAGGACCTTGTGAGGGTTTGGGGTCTAGAGTCCTAGGTGCCAGGACGGAAGGAAATCCACTGTGAAGAGTGCTGAATTCAATGAGAGCCGGACAGGACTGGACCTCAGCCCCGTGAGGGAGCCCAGAAGAGCCTGGATCCCCAAGGGGCCTGTGGAGAAGGGTCACTGCCCCAGCACCAGCCTGTGGCTGCCTGGACTCCTCCAGCCTCTCCTGGGTGATGCATAGCACACCTGGGATACTGTGCAGGGTGCCGTGGGTCAGCCGGTAGGGTGCGTCCCCTGCGCCCACTCCCTCTGGGGCTCAGAGACAGGAATACCTGCCTGGGGTGCCCCTCCCTGTATTGGGCTGAGGCGGGTCCCCACCTCCCGGTGTACAGCCCAGGCTCACACCCAATGCCCCAGGGTCCCCAGTGTCTGTGAGACACTTCCACCCAGCAGGGCAGCCACGTTTGCGTGGGAGGGAGTGGTCTTTCCTCTGGGGGTTTCTGTCGACCGGGGCAGGGTCACCAGCTCTGCTCTGGGCTTCTGCTGTCAGCCCACAGCTGAGTGCTCTGTGCTTCCCCGAGGCAACCGGGGACTCACAGCAGTGTCCCCTCGCAGGGGACATCACAGCACCTTCACAGATGAGTGCACTTTATTGAATTCAGCTGTCGACAGCTCTGTCTCCATAAATTGCTGtataaaggggtggggggagggggcgggcccACAGCCCCAGGTGCAGGGCCGGCGGTGGACGGCGGAGGAACTGGGCTGCCTCCATGTCCAGCGGCTAGTAGCCTCTATTATTCGCCatctgtaaagccatctggtagGCTTTCAGGTAAGCAAACACCAACCCAACGATCAGAAGGATGCCCAGGGCCAGGGCACCGATGCTCAGGCACTTGGCGGTGGAGGCATAGCTCTGGGCCCCAGTGACATCGCCCACCGTCTTCCGGTCCCTAGACTGGGGGAGAAGAGACGGTGAGGGGTCCTGGAGCTGGGCCAGGTGACAGCCAGGTGCTGTGACTCAGGCCCTCCCCTGCTCGTCCCCCAGGGCCCGTTCACCCAGATGGGGACCCACCCCTGCCCGTTCCCCGGAGCCCAAGCAGGACAGTGCCCGGTGGGCCCCCCGTCCCCTCCTGGGGCCTCGATCTGCTTCCTCACGGACTCTCAGCCTCTCCGGGAGGCCCCAGGGCTCACCCTCCCTCTGCTCTGTCCCCTTTGCTGGCCACTCACCCCACCAGTGGTCAGTGCCCTTTcagtacctttttcttttctggaccAGACTCGAGGTCTGAATCTGAAGTGTGAAGGATGTAACTTCTCTAATGAGGCTGGGAAGGAGAACTTCTTGGGGTGGTGGAGACATAGTTCCCCCCATCCCCGTGTGTGCCCCTGCAGCCTCGCTGTGAACTCTCACTGGGAGTGATCCCCCAAGCCACAGCTTCCACAGTTCCCTTGAATCTGCGTCTACGTCTACTTGGGAACTGTAAGTGGCGGTGCACAGTTTCCCATCCACGTGGAGCCCCCAGGCTGCCATCCTCACGTGTGGAGTTCTGCTGGTACAATCCTCCACGAGTCCTCAGACTCCACAGTAGCAACTGTTGGTGTTTACCAGCTGGAGTCAGACTGGGTCTGATTTAAAAACTGAACGGGGTTTCGAAATGAACTAGGTCCAATTTAAGCTGGACTGGGTCCAGTGCAGGTCCTCGGGCGAGTAAAATCTTAAGCAAAGGCTAACAGCGAATGCGAAAtttgcaagttaaaaaaaaaggtgcaaaAATTGGTAGTGCAGGTGGAGCATTTAAGAGCTGTTAGACCACTTGTCTCCTAACCCAAGGACTCCCATGTTAGGATCAGTTGATCGTGGAACGGGTTATATTGACTCCAGGTCACCCACCAACGTCAAGAAAATT contains:
- the LOC136127666 gene encoding interferon-induced transmembrane protein 3-like, with the protein product MNHTSQPFFNGAHSGTPPNYEMLKEEHEVAMLGAPQSQAPVTTTVINIRSETSVPDHIVWSLFNTIFMNWCCLGFVAFAYSVKSRDRKMVGDVIGAQSYASTAKCLNISALVLGILLITVFIVIFATGSVMVFQAVSQLMKDYGGS